A part of Gouania willdenowi unplaced genomic scaffold, fGouWil2.1 scaffold_434_arrow_ctg1, whole genome shotgun sequence genomic DNA contains:
- the LOC114460376 gene encoding olfactory receptor 142-like, with protein sequence MGEEFNETYITLGGFEGMENYRYLYFILVLTLCILSIYSNAIIVYIIWEHQNLHESMYIFIAALSVNSLLVSINIYPKLLIDFLSEKQTVSYSVCLLQYFLCYCLGIVDLLLLAAMAFDRYVSICKPLVYPNIMTNRTVVVVLVFAWFVPASQMSVSTVLSAKQKVCHFVIKGFFCTNSIFKLHCVNSKVISVFGLVSCMFILGICPVFFVLFTYARILFIVYKSSNDVRQKAAETCLPHLLVLLCFTALGTYDVVFA encoded by the coding sequence ATGGGTGAGGAATTCAATGAGACATATATAACACTTGGGGGCTTTGAAGGCATGGAAAACTatagatatctttattttatcCTTGTGTTGACGCTGTGCATTTTATCAATTTACAGTAATGCTATTATCGTGTATATTATCTGGGAACATCAAAACCTTCATGAGTCTATGTACATTTTCATTGCAGCTTTATCAGTAAACTCACTTTTAGTCAGTATAAACATTTACCCAAAACTTCTGATTGATTTTCTATCTGAGAAACAAACTGTATCCTATTCAGTCTGCCTTCTTCAGTACTTCCTATGTTACTGTTTAGGTATTGTAGACTTATTACTATTGGCAGCCATGGCCTTTGACAGGTATGTGTCCATATGTAAGCCTCTGGTATATCCAAACATCATGACTAACAGGACTGTGGTTGTTGTACTAGTTTTTGCCTGGTTTGTGCCTGCTTCTCAAATGTCAGTGTCCACTGTGTTGAGTGCCAAGCAGaaagtctgtcattttgttataaAAGGATTTTTCTGTACCAACTCTATCTTTAAGCTACACTGTGTGAACTCAAAAGTGATATCAGTATTTGGTTTGGTGTCTTGCATGTTTATATTGGGTATTTgtcctgtgttttttgttttattcacataTGCTAGAATACTTTTCATTGTCTACAAAAGCAGTAACGATGTGAGACAAAAAGCTGCAGAGACGTGTTTACCTCATCTGctggttttattgtgttttactgCTTTAGGTACATATGATGTCGTTTTCGCTTGA